Within Oscillatoria nigro-viridis PCC 7112, the genomic segment GAACCTCGGTGTTCGGCGGCGAGGACTTTGATTCTGGGGTCAAGTTTGGCGTAGTTACGGGCTATATTGAGAGAGTTATCTGTGGAACCGTCGTCCCAAATTAAGAGTTCAAAGTTAGGGTAAGTTTGAGCGAGAACGCTTTCTATGGCAGCTTTGAGGTAGCGTTCTCGGTTGTAGACTGTCATGACAATGGAGATGGGAGTCATACAAGCGATTTTAGATTTTAGATTTTAGATTTGGGATTTGGGATTGAAGAATTGATGATAAGGGCGATGCACGTTGCACTTTATACTAACTAAAGATAACTTAGTCCTGCTCAACTTGTTTCTTTGGGCTGGCGTTTGTACAGAAAAAATCGACTGACGATATCTACTTCTAATTCAAATCTTTCGCTCAATCCACGTCTTTGAAGCGCTTGTGCAATAGCTGACTGAGATTCAAGAATTTGGTCGAGTTGCTGTTGAACTGTATGCTGGGAATGTCGGCGGTAGTAGTAAAGAGGTTTGTTGAGGTGATAGAATTGGGTAATTTCTGAGAGTCGCAGGCAGAAATCGTAATCTTCAGCGCGGTTGAATTCGGAGTTGATGCCGCCTATCCTATCGTATAATTGGTGGCGAAATAAGCGAAAGTGGAAGGTCATAAAGTCTACTAACAGCCTGTCTGGAGAGTAGGGTATTTGGCTGCGGTGTCCTAGTCCTTTTACTTGAGTTTTTTCATCGATCGTTAGACAATCGGTGTAGACTACTCCGATTTCTGGCTGTACGTCTAATACGGCTGCGGTTTCTTGGAGGGCGGTGGGTGCGAGCAAGTCGTCGCTGTCTACCCAACCTATGTATGTTCCTTTGCACAGTGTATGAGCGGCTTTGAGAGCAATTCCTCTGCCTTGGTGGGGGGCGGCTGTTACTTGAATTCGCGCGTCTTGCTGTGCGTATTTGCGGGCGATAGTGAGACTGGAGTCGGTGGAACCATCGTCCCAAATTATCAGTTCAAAGTTGGGGTAGGTTTGGGCGAGAATGCTTTCTATGGCGGCGCTGAGGTATTGTTCTCGGTTGTAGGTGGTGGTAATGATGGAGATTGAGGAGGTCATTGGGGAATTCCAAGCAGTCGCAGGTCGATCAAATTAGTAAAATGCTAAAATGCTTTGATGTTTTTATGCAGAGGTTTGAAGGCAGATTTTCTGACTAAATAAATGTTAGCATTTGTTGAGAAAAATTGATAGTGCAATCACCCGTGATAATATTTCTGTAAGTACAATCGCACAAATGCGCGATATTTTTCCAGTCTTTGTCTTTCGTTAACATTCTTTGATGGGCGATCATCACACAAATACGCGAACGAAAAAATAAATTCTTGAAAAGTAGCTGTGGCTATCGCATTTTCAGTCAATATCGCTCCCCATCACTCAATATTAATAGGCGGTGGAACTCCCCAAAGCTTGACAGTAGTGTCTTTACTTCCGCTACCTAGTGTTTGCCCGTCGGGACTAAAAGCTACCGTGTAAACAATATCTTGATGGTAAATAGGGCCATCATAGCCGCGGAAAGAACTAATCATTTTTCCGGTATCCAAATTCCACATACCAATCACCCACATCGGCGAACTTCCACTTGCACCTACAAGAGTTTTTCCATGAGGACTAATCGCTACTGAAACTACCATCTCAGATGTAGGTATGCTACGAATTACTTCTCCACTCAACAAATTCCACAATTTAATCGTTCTGTTTTCATGGACGCTGATAAGTATTGGTTCGTGAGGATGAAAACAAACGGCAAAGACAAAACCGCCCCCTTCATCTAAAGTGCGAATTTCTTGACCTGTTCTTAAGTCCCACAGTTTAACTGTAGCATCTGCACTGCCACTTACTAGAGTTTGACCATCAGGACTAATGGCTACAGAAAGCACCGAATTAGCGTGACCGATGAGGTTACTCTTTACTTGAGCAGTGCTTAAATCCCAAAGTTTTATAGTAGTATCAGCACTACTACTTACTAAGGTTTTGCTATCAGGACTAATTACTATAGAAATCACCGAACTGACATGACCGATGAGGGATTGGATTTCCTGACCAGTATTGAAATTCCAAAGTTTTATAGTGCTGTCTGCACTGCCACTGACGAGGGTTTTCCCATCAGGACTAAAGGCAAGTGATATCACTGCTTGAATATGTCCTATCAGAGTGTGGTGCTCCCGATCGCCATTTAAGTTCCTGACTGTAATAATACCGTCAGCACTCCCGCTAACGAGAGTCTTGCCATCGGAACTGAATAGGACTGAATAAACAGGAGCAGAATGACCTTTAAAGGTTCTCAGATATCTAAAAAAAGCATAATAATTTTTTTCTCTGACTGCCTGTTCTTGCTCTCGTTGTTCTTTCTCTTCTATTTTCTGCGATCGGTCAGGAGGCGACAAGACAGGTTGAGAGGGTAAGTGCAAATACTTAAAGTATTCATCTAATAAATATTGGCGCGGAGAAAGATTTTGCATCTAACATTCATCATCCATAAAATTTACTTGCGAATTAAAAGGAGAAAAGGTAAGGATCAGCTCTTGAGGTGACGGGCGCATCGAGTCTGGGAGAACTTCATAAGACTTCATTCCGAGACAAAAATCACGCACAAACTCATAAAAATCTCTACCTATCTTATGAACTTCCCCATTAAAGCAATCACTATTGGCTATGTATATATCATAGTTTTTATCTACTTTGTCATAAGTTCTGAGATCCCAAAAGACTACATCCTCGCTAGGGCTATCGCCAAAAATCAAAGCAGAATCAAGTAACTTTTTCAGTGAGGTCACCTTCAATATCTTCTCATGTCTTGGATCTGGAAATTTATTGATTTCATCTTTAATACTGTTCAGCAATAAATTAGACATCTCAAGATTAGGACAATAAATTCTCATGTACTCACCAAATAATCCTGTCCCAAATACTTGGCAAAATGTTTTGTAGTCAGCAGGTAACGTGATGCCAGTTTCAAATTCAAATGCTTGAAGTTTTTCTTCATTCCAGATTTCTGAACCTTCATCATTTTCAAAAACTTCTAACTCTGCGAGTAGATCTTGCCATTTTTCTATCATACAGTATTGTAACTAGATCCTAAAATGTGTTACTAGGGATTACGCAAAGGACCAGCATTTATTAGGCTACCATCCGTAAAAAATGCTTGTCCTGAATAACTACTAGGTCTTAAAGTCCTAGGTCTATCATACTGCAAACTAACTGTGTAGTTGACGTTGACAGGAGGACAACCTGGTGAGTTTTTTTTGTCTAGTTCTTTTCTAACAGGATTTTCAAAAAGAATTCTCCATCTTTGGTTTGATCTTCCATTTTGAGCAAAAAGATTGTTAAGGTTATCACCTTGACCTCCCAATTGTTTACCTACAATATGTCCTCTGTTATCACCTCTTTTAAAATCAGGGGATCTTTTGGTTGCCTTAGTACCTGTCTCCGCAAAGAAATAACCTATAAAAGCATTCGTGATATCTCTTCTTACGAAAATTAGAGGGTTTTGTTGGCGGGCCTTTACGATATCTTCTATATTAGTGGCAAACTTAATGCCATTATCCTCGTATAATATTACACGTATTTGAAAAAACACTATCCCCCATTGACCCAGAGGATCTATTCTATCAATAGGACTATTCTCCACATACCGATAAAGATTAGCATCCCCACCATCAAACCCAACAGCATCCTCCCCAATAAACCGTCCTATCCCCGGATTATAATACCGACTCCGATAATAATACAACCCAGTCTCAGCATCAAACTCCCGCCCCGTAAACCCATACCGACTCCCAAACGCCGGATTGCTTTGAGAAACCACCCCACCAAACGCATCATAAACAACATGATTCGCCACACTCCCGCTATTATTCACCCAATCTTTAACCGTCCCCAACTGGTCGCTCAAAGCCCACAAAACTGTTCCCTGAGCATTCTCTTGCGCTAAAAGTTGGTCAACACCACTCCCATAAAAATACCGCTTGTCCAAAACAGGCTGACTCGTCCCTGAAGCTGTAAAATCAAACAGTACATTATCCCTGTCATACACAAACCGAGTTTCTGCATTCCCCACTTTCTTGCTAATTCTCCGATTCTGAGAATCGTACTTAAACCCTACATTTTGCACTGCATTCCCCGCAGCATCCTTATCAACAACCCCCGCCAACCGATTCCGATAATCCCACTGATACTCCGTCACCTTATTGGTCGCAATCTCAGTCCGACTTATCAAATTACCTTCATCATCGTAAGTATAATTATACTTACCATCAGAATTCAACCGATTGTTGGTTCCCGCCTGATATCCCGAACTATTCCGATTGCCATTGGCATCGTAACCGAAACTTTCATCCGGCTTGTTGCTGTTAGAATGGTCGGCAACTGTTAGCTGATTGTTCTTGTCGTAGGTGTAGTTAGTAAACCCATCTGCATCAGTAATCTTGGTAATCCGATTCCCATTATCGTAATCCAAATCGTGAGAAACTCCGCTACCGTGACTGAGAACATCCAAACGATTCTTAGCATCGTATGTGTAAGTAGTTCCTCTCACCAACTGACTGCCGTTCAAATCGGAATAACGGTTAACTGATTGGATCTGACCGATATTATCGTAACCGAAATCTACCCGTTTTGACGCCACGCCGTTACCGCTTTGAGTGATGCGGCTGACTCGGTTTAAATTGTCATAGGTGTAAGCAGTCGTACCTTTGGCTTCACCGTTAATTGTATCGCTGACAGACAGCAAATTGTCTGAACTCGTGTTTTCAAATCTCAATCTCAATATAAAGAACTCCAAACCCATTTTCCTTTTTTATCAATATAGCCATACTTATAAGACCAAAAAGTATTAATTATTACCGATGCTAATCCCCCTTCAAATGAAATAGCTTCATCAAATTGCGGTGGAATAGCTATTTTGCCTTCTAGGTCAATGTAGCCCCATTTTTGATCTATTTTTACGAGTGCTAATCCATCAGTAAAAGATTCTACCGCCGAAAAATTTAGCGGTACTATTATTTTTCCTGTTGGTGCAATGTAACTTTGCTTATTACCAATAGTAACTAATGCAAGTCCATTGCTAAATCCGAAAGCTCGATCGAACTGTGGCGCTATAATAGTTTTACCATCTTTATCTATATAACCCCACTTGTTGCCAATTTTCACGGCTGCCAGTTTTTCAGAGAAAGAGTTAGCTTCAATAAATTGTGGCGTTATAATAGTTTTACCATCTTTATCTATATAACCCCACTTATTGCCAATTTTCACGGCTGCCAGTTTTTCAGAGAAAGAGTTAGCTTCAATAAATTGTGGCGTTATAATAGTTTTACCATCTTTATCTATATAACCCCACTTATTGCCAATTTTCACGGCTGCCAGTTTTTCAGAGAAAGAGTTAGCTTCAATAAATTGGCTAGAAATTACTATCTTCCCTCTTTTGTCTATGTAGCCATATTTTCGATCGACTATTACACGTGCTAATCCTTCATAAAAATCAAACAATTTCCAATCTGGCGATGGTGAAATAACTATTTTTCCGGTTGTGTTGATGTAGGCAAACTTATTATCGCGTAGCTTAACTATTGCCAATCCTTCTCTAAAATAGTTGGCTTCCTCAAATTTTGCTTCAATAACAATCCTCCCATTTTGATTAATATAGCCAGCTTTGAAACCTCCTCCATTGCTCCTTATTTTTATAGGAAAAAGATGGGTTGACTTTGGTTCTTCTTCACTAAAAAAACTGTCAGAATCGCTATGAGGTGGCAATTTTGATTGACAAGACAGCAAACAAAAATAATAAAACACAGCTACAAAACTTCGTCTATTCATTCCACAAAAATCTCTCCATATTTTTTCAGCTTTGGTCCTCGACCAATAAAAGAGAGGAGAAATGCTGCTCTTCCAAGATTATCTTCAACTAATTCAGTTTCAGTTAGATCCAGCATATTTTTTATTTTGTCCCAATCGTTTCGACCTTTTTCTGTGTTGTTGGGAATGGTGATACAACCTAAGGAAAGAGTTCCAGGATGTAGTCTAAATGCTCCCCGACCATATAAATCATCATCTCTATCATTCCTGGGTTTAGAATCAAGTCGGTCTAAACGATACCAATTTTGCGTTGTATGCTCGAGAATTTCATACCTACCTTTAGGAATGGGACCTTTATCAGGTACACTCTCAAGTTGAGGTTGATCTTTAGCTTCATCTTTTCCAGAAAACACATTTACAATAATAGGAGCACTTCTTTGGCTTGCATCGGTGAGTAGTAGCTGCTTATTACCTCGATTGTATACCCCCCATACTAAAAATCCTGATGGGTCAACTGAGTTAATGGAATTATTCCCCACATACCGATATAAATTGGCATCTCCACCCTCAAACCCGATCGCATCTTCGCCAATAAACCGCCCTATTCCCGGATTGTAATACCTGCTCCGATAATAATACAACCCAGTCTCACCATCAAACTCCCGCCCCGTAAACCCATACCGACTACCAAACGCCGGATTGCTTTGAGACACCACCCCACCAAACGCATCATACCCCACATGATTTACCACACTCCCGCTATTATTCACCCAATCTTTAACCGTCCCCAACTGGTCGGTTAAAGCCCACAAAACACTCCCCCCAGCACTCTCCTGCGCTAAAATCTGGTCAACCCCAGCCCCAAACAAATACCGCTTGTCCAAAACAGGTTGATTCGACGCATTTACTGCAAAATCAAACAGCACGTTATCCCTGTCATAAACAAACCGAGTCTCCGCATTCCCCACCTTCTTACTAATCCGGCGGTTCATCACATCATACTTAAACCCTACATTCCCAACGGCATTCCCCGCAGCATCCTTATCAACAACCCCCAAC encodes:
- a CDS encoding glycosyltransferase, which codes for MTSSISIITTTYNREQYLSAAIESILAQTYPNFELIIWDDGSTDSSLTIARKYAQQDARIQVTAAPHQGRGIALKAAHTLCKGTYIGWVDSDDLLAPTALQETAAVLDVQPEIGVVYTDCLTIDEKTQVKGLGHRSQIPYSPDRLLVDFMTFHFRLFRHQLYDRIGGINSEFNRAEDYDFCLRLSEITQFYHLNKPLYYYRRHSQHTVQQQLDQILESQSAIAQALQRRGLSERFELEVDIVSRFFLYKRQPKETS
- a CDS encoding WD40 repeat domain-containing protein, which gives rise to MQNLSPRQYLLDEYFKYLHLPSQPVLSPPDRSQKIEEKEQREQEQAVREKNYYAFFRYLRTFKGHSAPVYSVLFSSDGKTLVSGSADGIITVRNLNGDREHHTLIGHIQAVISLAFSPDGKTLVSGSADSTIKLWNFNTGQEIQSLIGHVSSVISIVISPDSKTLVSSSADTTIKLWDLSTAQVKSNLIGHANSVLSVAISPDGQTLVSGSADATVKLWDLRTGQEIRTLDEGGGFVFAVCFHPHEPILISVHENRTIKLWNLLSGEVIRSIPTSEMVVSVAISPHGKTLVGASGSSPMWVIGMWNLDTGKMISSFRGYDGPIYHQDIVYTVAFSPDGQTLGSGSKDTTVKLWGVPPPINIE
- a CDS encoding SMI1/KNR4 family protein, translating into MIEKWQDLLAELEVFENDEGSEIWNEEKLQAFEFETGITLPADYKTFCQVFGTGLFGEYMRIYCPNLEMSNLLLNSIKDEINKFPDPRHEKILKVTSLKKLLDSALIFGDSPSEDVVFWDLRTYDKVDKNYDIYIANSDCFNGEVHKIGRDFYEFVRDFCLGMKSYEVLPDSMRPSPQELILTFSPFNSQVNFMDDEC
- a CDS encoding RHS repeat-associated core domain-containing protein; the encoded protein is MGLEFFILRLRFENTSSDNLLSVSDTINGEAKGTTAYTYDNLNRVSRITQSGNGVASKRVDFGYDNIGQIQSVNRYSDLNGSQLVRGTTYTYDAKNRLDVLSHGSGVSHDLDYDNGNRITKITDADGFTNYTYDKNNQLTVADHSNSNKPDESFGYDANGNRNSSGYQAGTNNRLNSDGKYNYTYDDEGNLISRTEIATNKVTEYQWDYRNRLAGVVDKDAAGNAVQNVGFKYDSQNRRISKKVGNAETRFVYDRDNVLFDFTASGTSQPVLDKRYFYGSGVDQLLAQENAQGTVLWALSDQLGTVKDWVNNSGSVANHVVYDAFGGVVSQSNPAFGSRYGFTGREFDAETGLYYYRSRYYNPGIGRFIGEDAVGFDGGDANLYRYVENSPIDRIDPLGQWGIVFFQIRVILYEDNGIKFATNIEDIVKARQQNPLIFVRRDITNAFIGYFFAETGTKATKRSPDFKRGDNRGHIVGKQLGGQGDNLNNLFAQNGRSNQRWRILFENPVRKELDKKNSPGCPPVNVNYTVSLQYDRPRTLRPSSYSGQAFFTDGSLINAGPLRNP
- a CDS encoding WG repeat-containing protein encodes the protein MNRRSFVAVFYYFCLLSCQSKLPPHSDSDSFFSEEEPKSTHLFPIKIRSNGGGFKAGYINQNGRIVIEAKFEEANYFREGLAIVKLRDNKFAYINTTGKIVISPSPDWKLFDFYEGLARVIVDRKYGYIDKRGKIVISSQFIEANSFSEKLAAVKIGNKWGYIDKDGKTIITPQFIEANSFSEKLAAVKIGNKWGYIDKDGKTIITPQFIEANSFSEKLAAVKIGNKWGYIDKDGKTIIAPQFDRAFGFSNGLALVTIGNKQSYIAPTGKIIVPLNFSAVESFTDGLALVKIDQKWGYIDLEGKIAIPPQFDEAISFEGGLASVIINTFWSYKYGYIDKKGKWVWSSLY